In Candidatus Desulforudis audaxviator MP104C, a genomic segment contains:
- a CDS encoding M23 family metallopeptidase yields MFLKRLLVTGLASVLLAGSYLYPAGARLDEWIPADRPYEYPAARTLSSRYVVKEGDSLWKIAVEHRVDVDTLLELNSIRNPDYIRPGQLLTVPGIRLQHLVQEGENLTVIAVMYRVTVADLVRENGLDNPDRLFPGQRLSVPVHAHGGPAVPAAGWKSLLMPTAGHLTSGFGVREDGQPHYGIDIAADHGAPVRAAEAGRVVFAGPAGTFGLLVILDHGDGLTTYYAHCSEITVSYQDRVNAGEIIARVGSTGRSFGPHLHFEVRWNGEPYDPMLYLTGVGYEI; encoded by the coding sequence ATGTTTTTGAAGCGTTTGCTAGTGACCGGCCTGGCTAGTGTATTGCTGGCGGGTTCTTACCTGTACCCGGCCGGCGCCCGGTTGGACGAATGGATTCCGGCCGACCGGCCCTACGAGTATCCGGCGGCCCGGACCTTATCGAGCCGGTACGTGGTGAAAGAGGGCGACAGCCTGTGGAAGATCGCCGTGGAGCACCGGGTGGATGTGGATACGCTGCTGGAATTGAACAGCATCCGCAACCCGGATTACATCCGGCCCGGCCAGTTGTTGACCGTTCCGGGCATCCGCCTGCAGCACTTGGTGCAGGAGGGTGAAAACCTGACCGTTATTGCCGTGATGTATCGGGTGACGGTGGCCGACCTGGTGCGGGAGAACGGGCTTGACAACCCGGACCGGCTGTTTCCCGGCCAGCGGCTCTCTGTCCCCGTGCACGCGCACGGCGGTCCGGCGGTTCCGGCGGCCGGGTGGAAGAGCCTTTTAATGCCGACTGCGGGACACCTGACATCTGGTTTCGGAGTGCGTGAGGACGGGCAACCCCACTACGGCATCGACATCGCCGCCGACCACGGCGCGCCGGTCCGGGCGGCCGAGGCCGGTCGGGTCGTATTCGCCGGTCCGGCGGGCACCTTTGGCCTGCTGGTCATCCTGGACCACGGCGACGGGCTCACCACCTACTACGCCCACTGCTCGGAGATCACCGTGTCCTATCAGGACCGGGTCAACGCCGGGGAGATTATCGCCCGGGTGGGCTCGACCGGCCGTTCCTTCGGCCCGCACCTGCACTTTGAGGTGCGCTGGAACGGCGAGCCTTACGACCCGATGCTCTACCTGACCGGGGTGGGCTACGAGATCTAA
- the rho gene encoding transcription termination factor Rho has translation MSATALENKTLAELQNLAKELKIPAYYRYRKKELIAEIERIQQDLRPTREASPPEAEPVPVPPTALVEQRRQEPREAALHYHPQTQPYPPPHHDTGRMLPDRSRLFQAQGYLEILPEGYGFLRPSQFLPSNDDIYVSASQIRKFDLRTGDLVSGQVRPPKDTEKYLALLRVETVNGEEAALAGRRRHFDELTPLYPQERLTLETSPDRIAARIIDLISPLGKGQRGLIVAPPKAGKTTLLKEIANSITSNHPEVVLMILLIDERPEEVTDIQRSVKAEVIASTFDEPAENHVRVTEMVLERAKRLVEHKKDVAILLDSITRLGRAYNLVVPTSGRTLSGGVDPAALHKPKRFFGAARKIEEGGSLTILATALIETGSRMDEVIFEEFKGTGNMELILDRRISERRIFPAIDVQRSGTRKEELLLTSDELELMWYFRKTTNQMSSSDAMEHLIEEMRRTRSNRDLLRNFQAFKQAAGGPPEGWMMPGPPIHRK, from the coding sequence TTGTCCGCAACTGCACTGGAGAATAAGACGCTTGCCGAACTCCAAAATCTCGCCAAAGAACTCAAAATCCCAGCCTACTACCGTTACCGGAAAAAGGAGCTGATCGCTGAAATAGAACGGATTCAACAAGATCTCCGGCCGACTCGAGAGGCGTCCCCGCCGGAAGCAGAACCGGTTCCGGTGCCCCCCACCGCGCTGGTGGAGCAGCGACGCCAGGAACCCCGGGAGGCGGCACTGCATTACCACCCGCAGACTCAACCCTACCCGCCTCCGCACCACGACACCGGCCGGATGTTACCGGACCGGAGCCGGTTGTTCCAGGCGCAAGGCTATCTGGAGATCCTGCCGGAGGGCTACGGGTTCTTAAGGCCGTCCCAGTTCCTGCCGTCGAACGACGATATCTACGTGTCGGCCTCGCAGATCCGCAAGTTCGACCTGCGTACCGGCGACCTGGTTTCGGGGCAGGTGCGGCCGCCTAAGGACACCGAGAAATACCTGGCCTTGTTGCGGGTGGAGACCGTGAACGGGGAAGAGGCTGCCCTGGCCGGCCGGCGCCGGCACTTCGATGAGCTTACGCCGCTGTATCCCCAGGAGCGGCTCACCCTGGAGACCTCTCCCGACCGAATTGCGGCCCGGATCATCGACCTGATCTCGCCGCTTGGGAAAGGGCAGCGGGGGTTGATCGTCGCGCCACCCAAAGCCGGTAAGACCACGCTCTTGAAGGAGATCGCTAACAGCATCACGAGCAATCACCCGGAAGTGGTCCTGATGATTCTCCTGATCGACGAGCGTCCCGAGGAAGTAACCGATATCCAGCGTTCGGTTAAGGCCGAAGTCATCGCCTCCACCTTCGACGAACCGGCGGAGAACCACGTCCGGGTGACGGAAATGGTTCTGGAACGGGCCAAGCGGCTCGTAGAGCACAAAAAGGACGTGGCTATCCTGCTGGACAGCATCACGCGGCTCGGACGGGCGTACAACCTGGTGGTGCCCACTTCCGGCCGGACCCTGTCGGGCGGGGTAGACCCGGCGGCGCTGCACAAGCCCAAGCGCTTCTTCGGCGCGGCCCGCAAAATCGAGGAGGGCGGGAGCCTGACCATCCTCGCAACGGCGCTTATCGAAACCGGCAGCCGGATGGATGAGGTCATTTTCGAGGAGTTCAAGGGAACCGGGAACATGGAGTTGATTTTGGACCGGCGGATCTCGGAACGGCGCATCTTCCCGGCGATTGACGTGCAGCGTTCCGGCACGCGTAAGGAGGAACTGCTGCTTACCAGCGATGAACTGGAACTCATGTGGTACTTCCGCAAAACCACAAACCAGATGTCCTCTTCGGATGCGATGGAACACCTGATTGAAGAGATGCGGCGTACCCGATCCAACCGCGATTTGCTGCGCAACTTCCAGGCCTTCAAGCAGGCGGCCGGCGGGCCGCCGGAAGGGTGGATGATGCCGGGCCCCCCGATCCACCGCAAATAG
- the fsa gene encoding fructose-6-phosphate aldolase: protein MELFLDTANVDEIREAAALGVISGVTTNPSLIAREGRDFTQVVREITGLVDGPVSAEVISTEAEAMVAEAEELSQIHPNVVIKIPMILEGLKAVSMLEPRGIRTNVTLVFSANQALLAALAGASFVSPFVGRLDDAGHDGMEVVRDTVDIFDLYELPTRVIAASIRHPLHVLAAAKAGAHIATVPYQVLMQMAGHPLTDVGLRKFLDDWARLKKR, encoded by the coding sequence ATGGAATTGTTTCTCGATACGGCCAACGTGGATGAAATCAGGGAGGCGGCCGCCCTGGGCGTGATTTCGGGCGTCACCACCAACCCGAGCCTCATCGCGAGGGAGGGGCGTGATTTCACGCAGGTAGTCCGGGAGATTACCGGGTTGGTGGACGGACCGGTAAGCGCGGAGGTCATCAGTACCGAAGCGGAGGCTATGGTGGCCGAAGCCGAAGAACTGTCTCAGATTCATCCAAACGTGGTCATCAAAATACCTATGATCCTCGAAGGCTTGAAGGCCGTCAGTATGCTGGAACCCCGGGGCATCCGGACCAACGTGACCCTCGTTTTTTCCGCCAACCAGGCGCTCTTGGCCGCACTGGCCGGAGCCAGTTTCGTCAGCCCGTTTGTCGGGCGCCTGGACGACGCGGGACACGACGGCATGGAAGTGGTCCGCGACACTGTGGATATATTCGATCTTTACGAACTTCCGACCAGGGTGATCGCCGCTTCGATTCGGCACCCCCTGCACGTGCTGGCGGCGGCCAAGGCGGGAGCGCACATCGCCACCGTGCCCTATCAGGTGTTGATGCAGATGGCCGGACACCCGCTTACGGATGTGGGCTTGCGGAAGTTCCTGGACGACTGGGCCAGGCTTAAGAAGCGTTAA
- a CDS encoding class II fructose-1,6-bisphosphate aldolase produces MTLVNLASVLRQAEAGGWAVGAFNCNNLELVQAIIRAAEAEAAPVVLQASQGAIKYAGLGYISLLALEAARTARVPVVVHLDHGTSFEQVIRCLRAGFSSVMVDGSHLPFDKNVALTRRVVETARPVDVSVEAELGRIGGTEDDISVDDRDAFFTDPEEAEHFVRATGVDALAVAIGTAHGLYRGTPQLDFDRLARIRDRVRGTPLVLHGSSGVPADAVREAIGLGIRKVNIDTDIRQAFTGKIREVLAQAPEEIDPRKVLGPAREVAVEVIRGKIRLFGSSGRAGDI; encoded by the coding sequence ATGACCCTTGTTAACCTGGCGTCTGTTTTAAGACAGGCTGAGGCTGGCGGCTGGGCCGTCGGCGCTTTCAACTGCAACAACCTGGAACTGGTTCAGGCCATCATCCGGGCCGCTGAGGCCGAGGCAGCGCCTGTTGTTCTGCAGGCCAGCCAGGGGGCGATCAAGTACGCCGGGTTGGGTTATATTTCCCTGCTGGCTCTGGAAGCGGCCCGCACCGCCCGGGTGCCGGTCGTCGTGCATCTGGATCACGGAACCAGCTTCGAGCAGGTGATTCGCTGCCTGCGTGCGGGGTTCAGTTCGGTGATGGTGGACGGTTCCCACTTGCCGTTTGACAAAAACGTCGCCTTGACCCGCCGGGTGGTGGAAACCGCCCGGCCGGTGGATGTATCGGTGGAGGCGGAACTGGGGCGGATCGGCGGCACCGAGGACGACATCAGTGTGGACGACCGGGACGCCTTCTTCACCGACCCGGAGGAGGCAGAGCATTTTGTGCGGGCCACCGGGGTGGACGCCCTGGCGGTGGCCATCGGCACTGCGCACGGCTTGTACCGCGGTACACCTCAACTTGATTTCGACCGCCTGGCCCGCATCCGGGACCGGGTCAGGGGAACGCCGCTGGTGTTGCATGGCTCGTCCGGGGTGCCCGCGGACGCCGTCCGGGAAGCCATCGGTCTGGGTATCCGCAAGGTGAACATCGACACGGACATCCGGCAGGCGTTCACGGGCAAGATCCGGGAAGTGCTGGCGCAAGCCCCGGAAGAAATCGACCCGCGCAAGGTGCTGGGTCCGGCCCGGGAGGTCGCGGTCGAAGTAATCCGCGGGAAGATCCGCCTCTTCGGCAGCTCCGGCCGGGCAGGGGACATTTAA
- a CDS encoding response regulator yields the protein MLLVVDDQPAIRQLLSEALESEGHAVVVASNGYEAINITRQQKPELILLDLKMPGLGGLETLREIHKYSPDIPVILITAYGELSDLGEAERLGVRRLIIKPFDLNEVRSLVRSVLSAVAV from the coding sequence ATGCTGTTGGTCGTGGATGACCAACCGGCGATCAGACAATTGCTTTCCGAGGCGTTGGAAAGCGAGGGTCACGCCGTGGTTGTGGCATCCAACGGTTATGAGGCCATCAACATCACGCGCCAGCAGAAACCCGAGTTGATCCTTCTCGACCTCAAGATGCCGGGACTGGGTGGATTGGAAACGCTGCGTGAGATTCATAAGTATTCTCCCGATATTCCGGTGATCCTGATTACGGCCTACGGGGAGTTATCTGACCTCGGGGAGGCTGAGAGATTGGGTGTCCGGCGGTTGATCATCAAGCCTTTTGACCTGAATGAGGTGCGGTCTTTAGTACGGAGCGTCCTGAGTGCGGTTGCAGTCTGA
- a CDS encoding Yip1 family protein, whose protein sequence is MGSLGFLEIIYGVLFDPVKTFRRLAEDPPFLLVLVIVTLVNAAGTLMSMLTVNTIAPAELGAEFDRLIAGVAPFLVLAGFFLWYAKWLGYGAVLHLVAQLLGGRNGPKATLTVYGLAGLPAVFMLPVQGFVVVAGLAETPASAILGLIGLGVFVWSLALLIIGLREVHQLSTGGAAIVVFAPVAAVAALFLLLLIVLVVGFAPVVPSPSGFPLGL, encoded by the coding sequence GTGGGCAGCCTCGGTTTCTTGGAAATCATCTACGGGGTGCTGTTTGACCCCGTCAAGACCTTTCGGCGGTTGGCCGAAGACCCGCCGTTCCTGCTGGTCCTCGTCATCGTTACCCTGGTCAATGCCGCCGGGACGCTGATGAGTATGCTGACCGTGAACACCATCGCCCCCGCCGAACTGGGAGCCGAGTTTGACCGGTTGATCGCCGGTGTGGCTCCTTTCCTGGTGCTCGCCGGATTCTTCCTGTGGTACGCCAAGTGGCTGGGCTACGGCGCCGTTCTGCACCTGGTGGCGCAGTTGCTCGGGGGCCGTAACGGGCCCAAGGCGACTCTAACCGTGTACGGCCTGGCCGGTCTGCCCGCGGTGTTTATGCTGCCGGTGCAGGGTTTCGTTGTGGTGGCCGGTCTTGCCGAGACGCCGGCTTCGGCGATCCTGGGGCTGATCGGGCTGGGGGTGTTTGTCTGGAGCCTGGCTCTCTTGATCATTGGGTTGCGGGAGGTGCACCAGCTTTCAACGGGAGGGGCGGCGATCGTCGTATTTGCGCCGGTGGCCGCCGTGGCCGCGTTGTTCCTGCTGCTGCTGATCGTCCTGGTTGTCGGCTTTGCGCCGGTGGTACCGAGCCCGTCCGGTTTCCCCTTGGGGTTGTAA
- the sppA gene encoding signal peptide peptidase SppA, with product MRQKILAGVILGVVVLSLILVAVLGSRTGPEGRRATGEQIGLIRIEGMIIGGTEGSFFGLGGAEEITAQIQEAADNPNIRAVVLRLNSPGGSAAASQEISEAVVRLREAGKPVVVSMGDTSASGAYWIACHADAIVANPATITGSIGVIIQTTHLTDLYDMLGIETETFKSGPHKDMGSPDRVPTPEERAIFQGMVDDIYAQFVAVVARGRNMPEDQVRKLADGRIFTGRQAYELGLVDQLGDLQDAVRAAAELGGLDPDAPVVELGRRPFFRDFWGGLSSLLRPQTSWLLTAPPVEQR from the coding sequence TTGCGGCAGAAAATACTGGCGGGGGTGATCCTGGGCGTGGTTGTCCTGTCGCTGATTCTGGTGGCCGTGCTTGGGAGCCGGACCGGACCTGAAGGCCGGCGGGCGACCGGAGAGCAAATCGGCCTGATCCGGATTGAGGGTATGATTATTGGAGGTACCGAGGGGAGTTTCTTCGGGCTCGGAGGCGCCGAGGAAATCACGGCCCAGATTCAGGAGGCGGCCGACAACCCGAACATCAGGGCGGTGGTGCTGCGTCTGAACAGCCCCGGCGGCTCGGCGGCCGCCTCCCAGGAGATCAGTGAAGCCGTGGTCCGGCTGCGCGAGGCCGGAAAACCGGTCGTGGTCTCCATGGGGGATACGTCTGCCTCAGGCGCGTACTGGATCGCGTGTCACGCCGACGCCATCGTGGCCAACCCGGCCACCATCACGGGCAGTATCGGGGTGATTATCCAGACCACGCACCTCACCGACTTGTACGACATGCTCGGGATCGAGACCGAAACCTTCAAGAGCGGCCCCCACAAGGATATGGGTAGCCCGGACCGGGTGCCGACCCCCGAAGAACGGGCCATCTTCCAGGGAATGGTGGACGACATCTACGCCCAGTTCGTCGCGGTGGTGGCCCGGGGCCGGAACATGCCCGAGGACCAGGTGCGTAAATTGGCCGACGGGCGGATCTTCACCGGCCGCCAGGCTTATGAACTCGGGCTGGTGGACCAGCTTGGAGATCTCCAGGACGCCGTGCGGGCGGCCGCCGAACTGGGCGGCCTGGACCCGGACGCCCCGGTGGTGGAACTGGGCCGGCGGCCCTTCTTCCGCGATTTCTGGGGTGGGCTCTCGTCCCTGTTAAGGCCGCAAACGTCCTGGCTCCTGACCGCCCCGCCGGTGGAACAGCGCTAG
- a CDS encoding CTP synthase — MATKYIFVTGGVVSSLGKGITAASLGRLLKSRGLRVTVQKLDPYLNVDPGTMSPFQHGEVFVTDDGAETDLDLGHYERFIDHSLTRLSNVTTGGIYSSVIRKERKGDYLGGTVQVIPHITNEIKERVLQVGEATGADVVIVEIGGTVGDIESQPFLEAIRQLKSDLGRQNTLYVHVTLVPYLRAADELKTKPTQHSVKELRGIGIQPDVLVCRTEKPFPPGLKQKLALFCDTEERAVVQALDVPFIYEVPVMLEREGLGDFVVERLELECGPPDLTEWEAMIERWRNPEDRVTIALVGKYVSLPDAYKSVTEALRHGGIANGVDVNIRMIDAESLENGAVEEILDGADGILVPGGFGDRGIEGKIRAIRHARERSLPFLGICLGMQLAVVEFARGVLGWADANSSEFDPGTTHPVIHLLPEQLQVRDLGGTMRLGAYACRLRPDSVAGRAYGREEIQERHRHRYEFNNVYLDDFDRAGMVFSGINPDKQLVEIVELTGHPWFVATQFHPEFPSRPNRPHPLFRDFIAAARRRKKDQPDPS; from the coding sequence ATGGCCACTAAATATATCTTCGTAACCGGAGGCGTGGTTTCTTCGCTGGGTAAAGGCATCACGGCCGCCTCTCTTGGGCGGTTGCTTAAAAGCCGCGGTCTTAGGGTGACCGTGCAGAAACTGGACCCGTACCTGAACGTGGACCCCGGTACGATGAGCCCCTTTCAGCACGGTGAGGTATTCGTCACCGACGACGGGGCGGAAACCGACCTCGACCTCGGGCACTACGAGCGGTTCATCGATCACAGCCTGACCAGGCTGAGCAACGTGACCACCGGGGGCATTTACTCATCGGTGATCCGCAAGGAACGGAAAGGAGACTACCTGGGCGGGACCGTCCAGGTCATCCCCCACATCACCAATGAGATCAAGGAGCGGGTGCTGCAGGTGGGTGAGGCGACGGGGGCCGACGTGGTGATCGTCGAGATCGGGGGCACGGTCGGCGACATCGAATCGCAGCCCTTCCTCGAGGCCATCCGTCAGCTGAAAAGCGATCTCGGACGCCAGAACACCCTGTACGTCCACGTTACCCTGGTGCCTTACCTGCGCGCGGCCGATGAGTTGAAGACCAAGCCTACCCAACACAGCGTCAAGGAACTGCGCGGCATCGGCATCCAACCCGATGTGTTGGTCTGCCGGACCGAAAAACCGTTCCCGCCCGGTTTGAAGCAAAAACTGGCGCTCTTTTGCGACACCGAGGAACGTGCCGTGGTGCAGGCCCTGGACGTACCGTTCATCTACGAGGTCCCGGTGATGCTCGAAAGGGAAGGCCTGGGAGACTTCGTGGTGGAAAGACTGGAGTTGGAGTGCGGGCCGCCCGACCTGACCGAATGGGAAGCGATGATTGAACGGTGGCGCAACCCCGAAGACCGGGTGACGATCGCCCTGGTCGGCAAGTACGTCTCCCTGCCGGACGCGTACAAGAGCGTAACCGAGGCCTTGCGGCACGGTGGCATCGCGAACGGGGTGGATGTAAACATCCGGATGATTGACGCCGAAAGCCTGGAGAACGGGGCGGTGGAGGAAATACTGGACGGGGCTGACGGCATCCTGGTGCCGGGCGGTTTCGGAGACCGGGGTATCGAGGGTAAAATCCGGGCCATCCGCCACGCGCGGGAACGCTCCTTGCCCTTTTTGGGTATCTGCCTGGGAATGCAACTGGCCGTTGTTGAGTTCGCCCGCGGGGTGCTGGGCTGGGCGGACGCCAACAGTTCCGAATTCGACCCCGGCACCACCCACCCGGTGATCCATTTGCTCCCCGAGCAATTGCAGGTGCGGGATCTGGGCGGCACGATGCGGCTGGGTGCCTACGCCTGCCGTTTGCGCCCGGATTCCGTGGCGGGCCGCGCCTACGGCCGGGAAGAGATCCAGGAGCGGCACCGCCACCGGTATGAGTTCAACAACGTGTACCTGGATGACTTTGACCGGGCCGGGATGGTCTTTTCCGGGATCAATCCGGACAAGCAGTTGGTGGAAATCGTTGAGCTTACCGGACACCCCTGGTTTGTGGCGACGCAGTTTCACCCCGAGTTCCCGTCGCGTCCGAACCGGCCGCACCCGCTGTTCCGCGATTTCATCGCGGCGGCCCGCCGCCGGAAAAAAGACCAGCCGGACCCGAGCTAA
- the argS gene encoding arginine--tRNA ligase — protein sequence MSYLLAGLRAGIERALRGAVEAARPDLGLDSGTAIPPFTVEVPREKNHGDFATNLALLLTKPARRSPRQIAEILVSHLSLPELLVKEVTVAGPGFINFRLDPNWLHGVLPEIETWGEHYGRRNLGGGRKVQVEFVSANPTGLLHMGNARGAALGDSIAALLSFVGFDVTREFYVNDAGHQVENLALSMEARYFQALGRDWPVPEDGYHGEDLIDTAGRFVAEHGDRFASGDPDERRGALLRFALEEKLAAMRATLESFGVRYDVWFSEQSLYDRGVVGETLELLKKRGHLYERDGALWFKAGAFGGDKDEVLVRRNGVPTYFAADIAYHKDKYDRGFDWVINVWGADHHGHVPRMKGALAALGYDPDALDVVIMQLVRLYRGGEIVRMSKRTGRYVTLDELLEEVGRDAARYFFVTRGADSHLDFDLDLAKSRTNENPVYYIQYAHARISSIFRQLEERGRTAPGYRKIPDVTLLKEEAERALIRRLADFPDEVAQAAYDLAPHRIAHYVHDLAGLFHHFYNAHRVLGAGDGLEEARLMLVNCTRVVLRNALTLLGVSAPERM from the coding sequence ATGAGCTATTTGCTGGCTGGATTGCGGGCGGGTATCGAGCGGGCGCTGCGCGGCGCAGTTGAGGCTGCCCGCCCCGACCTCGGCCTCGACTCTGGTACGGCTATACCCCCATTCACGGTAGAGGTTCCCCGGGAGAAAAATCACGGGGATTTTGCCACCAACCTCGCCCTGCTGCTCACCAAACCGGCTCGCCGCTCCCCGCGTCAGATCGCGGAAATTCTGGTTTCCCACCTGTCACTACCAGAGCTTTTGGTGAAAGAAGTGACTGTTGCCGGGCCGGGCTTCATCAATTTTCGACTAGATCCGAACTGGCTGCACGGCGTCCTGCCCGAAATTGAAACGTGGGGCGAGCATTACGGGCGAAGAAACCTCGGGGGAGGGCGCAAGGTCCAGGTGGAATTTGTGAGCGCCAATCCCACCGGACTCTTGCATATGGGCAACGCCAGGGGAGCGGCGCTGGGGGACAGCATCGCTGCCCTTTTATCGTTTGTGGGTTTTGACGTCACCCGCGAATTCTACGTGAACGATGCCGGTCACCAGGTGGAGAACCTGGCCCTGTCGATGGAGGCCCGCTACTTTCAAGCCTTGGGCCGGGACTGGCCCGTTCCTGAAGATGGTTATCACGGGGAGGATTTGATTGACACCGCCGGCCGATTTGTGGCCGAACACGGCGACCGCTTCGCTTCCGGGGATCCGGACGAGCGGCGTGGCGCCCTTTTGCGCTTCGCCCTGGAGGAGAAACTGGCCGCTATGCGCGCCACCCTGGAGAGCTTCGGCGTACGTTACGACGTCTGGTTTTCGGAACAGTCCCTCTACGACCGTGGGGTGGTGGGAGAGACTCTGGAACTGCTCAAAAAACGGGGTCACCTGTACGAAAGGGACGGTGCCCTTTGGTTCAAAGCCGGCGCTTTTGGGGGGGACAAGGACGAGGTGCTGGTGCGCCGGAACGGCGTGCCCACCTACTTTGCTGCCGACATCGCCTACCACAAGGACAAGTACGACCGTGGTTTTGACTGGGTGATCAACGTGTGGGGGGCCGACCACCACGGGCACGTCCCCCGGATGAAGGGTGCGCTGGCCGCCCTGGGCTACGACCCCGACGCTCTGGACGTGGTAATCATGCAGTTGGTGCGGCTGTACCGCGGCGGCGAAATCGTCCGGATGTCCAAGCGCACCGGCCGGTACGTCACCCTGGACGAACTCCTGGAGGAGGTCGGCCGGGACGCGGCCCGATATTTTTTTGTGACCCGGGGGGCCGACAGTCATCTGGATTTCGACCTTGACCTCGCCAAGAGCCGGACCAACGAGAACCCGGTGTATTACATCCAGTATGCGCACGCCCGTATTTCGAGCATCTTCCGCCAGTTGGAGGAGCGGGGCCGGACGGCGCCCGGCTACCGGAAAATTCCCGATGTCACCCTCCTTAAGGAGGAGGCGGAACGGGCCCTGATCAGGCGGCTGGCCGACTTTCCGGACGAGGTGGCCCAGGCGGCCTACGACCTGGCGCCGCACCGCATCGCCCACTACGTCCATGACTTGGCCGGGCTGTTTCACCACTTCTACAACGCCCACCGCGTCCTGGGCGCCGGGGATGGGCTTGAAGAGGCCCGGTTGATGCTGGTGAACTGCACCCGTGTGGTGTTGCGCAACGCGTTGACCCTGCTGGGCGTGTCCGCGCCCGAAAGGATGTAG
- a CDS encoding aminotransferase class I/II-fold pyridoxal phosphate-dependent enzyme: MTDGVWADKLNPTVRRIKPSGIRRFFDLAAETKGIISLGVGEPDFVTPWHVREACMFALEQGYTAYTANSGILALRREITRYTADYLGLKYCPENEVLVTVGVSEALDLALRAVVAPGDEVLVPEPCYVSYQPCSELAGGVAVPVPSTVERGFRVRAQDLERAVTPRTKVLLLCFPNNPTGAVMPRAELEAVAELCAARDLVVIADEIYAQLTYEGEHVCFATLPGMRDRTILLQGFSKAFAMTGWRIGYALGNPDFIGAMTKIHQYTMLCAPVMSQMAALEALRHGQDEMRRMVREFSYRRRLVVKAFNDMGLPCFNPGGAFYAFPDIRCTGLSSEEFTERLIREEKVAVVPGNAFGECGEGFIRCSYAASVEDLTEAFKRMNRFVNRYRNSGSGGRTADSVTAAGGR; this comes from the coding sequence GTGACTGATGGTGTGTGGGCGGACAAACTGAACCCCACCGTCCGGAGGATAAAGCCGTCCGGGATCCGCCGGTTCTTCGACCTGGCGGCCGAGACGAAGGGGATCATTTCGCTCGGCGTTGGCGAGCCGGATTTTGTCACCCCCTGGCATGTGCGGGAGGCGTGCATGTTCGCCCTGGAACAGGGTTACACCGCCTACACCGCCAACAGCGGGATACTGGCGCTGCGGCGGGAAATCACCCGCTACACCGCCGACTATCTGGGTTTGAAGTACTGTCCGGAAAACGAGGTGCTGGTCACCGTCGGGGTGAGTGAGGCGTTGGACCTGGCGTTGCGCGCAGTGGTCGCCCCCGGGGACGAGGTGCTGGTGCCTGAACCGTGTTACGTTTCCTACCAGCCCTGCAGTGAATTGGCCGGGGGGGTGGCGGTACCCGTGCCCTCAACCGTGGAGCGGGGTTTCCGGGTCCGGGCCCAAGACCTGGAACGGGCGGTCACGCCCCGGACCAAGGTGCTTTTGCTCTGTTTTCCCAATAACCCCACGGGTGCGGTTATGCCGCGGGCGGAACTCGAGGCTGTTGCCGAGCTTTGTGCGGCTCGGGACCTGGTGGTGATTGCCGACGAGATATACGCGCAGCTGACCTATGAGGGTGAACACGTCTGCTTCGCCACCCTGCCCGGGATGCGCGACCGGACGATCCTGCTCCAGGGTTTTTCCAAGGCTTTTGCGATGACCGGGTGGCGTATCGGCTACGCCTTGGGCAATCCCGACTTCATCGGGGCCATGACCAAAATTCACCAGTACACCATGCTCTGCGCGCCGGTGATGAGCCAGATGGCGGCGCTCGAGGCCCTGCGGCACGGGCAGGACGAGATGCGGCGCATGGTGCGCGAGTTTTCCTACCGGCGCCGGCTGGTGGTCAAGGCGTTCAACGATATGGGCCTCCCGTGCTTCAACCCTGGGGGCGCCTTCTACGCCTTTCCGGACATCCGCTGCACCGGGCTTTCGTCCGAGGAGTTCACCGAGCGCCTGATCCGGGAGGAGAAAGTGGCCGTGGTGCCCGGGAACGCGTTCGGCGAATGCGGCGAGGGATTTATCCGCTGTTCGTACGCCGCCTCGGTGGAGGACCTGACGGAAGCTTTCAAACGGATGAACCGGTTTGTGAACCGGTACCGGAATTCCGGTTCCGGCGGCCGTACGGCGGACAGCGTAACGGCGGCCGGCGGGCGCTGA